A section of the Pygocentrus nattereri isolate fPygNat1 chromosome 18, fPygNat1.pri, whole genome shotgun sequence genome encodes:
- the LOC108433207 gene encoding trace amine-associated receptor 13c-like encodes MNNSDYSRNITVQYCFPDNNASCRKELHTPTNLLILSLAVADLLVGLFIMPVNIMQLIDSCWYLGQIACCIFPIISDLSLLASLYCLIFIAVDRYIAICDPLLYSARMTVCKTALFLILGWSIILFYIIICSYFNDYFLQSQLSSQCYGECVLVINYSWVIIDLIVTFLTPCSVILILYSVIFHVARHQAKAVRAVINGASNTHGRKVSGSSEAKAAKKLGTLIFIYLACWIPYYLSSLSVKSMTSLSMVWTVFGWLIYINSSMNPVMYAIFYPWFRKSAKYIVTCRIFESSSSRFNLSKL; translated from the exons ATGAATAACTCAGACTACAGCCGAAACATTACAGTTCAGTACTGCTTTCCTGACAATAACGCATCTTGCAGAAAGGAG CTCCACACCCCCACCAACctgctcatcctctctctggctgtggCGGACCTTCTCGTGGGGCTGTTTATTATGCCTGTGAATATAATGCAATTGATTGACTCCTGCTGGTATCTTGGACAAATCGCGTGCTGTATTTTTCCAATAATCAGTGATCTTTCATTGTTAGCATCTCTCTATTGCCTGATTTTCATTGCAGTTGACCGGTACATTGCTATTTGTGACCCTCTACTTTATTCTGCTAGAATGACAGTTTGTAAAACTGCCTTGTTTTTAATTCTAGGCTGGTCCATTATCTTATTCTACATCATCATTTGCTCCTACTTTAATGACTATTTCCTTCAGTCTCAGTTATCCTCTCAGTGTTATGGAGAGTGTGTACTGGTCATAAACTATTCTTGGGTCATCATTGACCTAATAGTGACATTTCTCACTCCTTGCTCTGTTATACTGATCTTgtattcagtcatttttcatGTGGCAAGGCATCAAGCTAaagctgttagagctgtaaTAAATGGTGCCTCAAACACACATGGACGCAAAGTTTCAGGCTCTTCTGAAGCCAAAGCAGCAAAAAAATTAGGcactttaattttcatttatCTTGCTTGCTGGATACCTTACTATTTAAGTTCTCTCTCAGTTAAAAGCATGACATCTCTGTCAATGGTGTGGACTGTGTTTGGCTGGCTGATATACATTAACTCCTCCATGAATCCAGTTATGTATGCCATTTTCTACCCATGGTTCAGAAAATCAGCTAAATATATTGTAACTTGTAGAATATTTGAATCTTCATCATCAAGGTTTAATCTATCTAAGCTTTAA